The proteins below are encoded in one region of Haladaptatus sp. R4:
- a CDS encoding HTR-like protein gives MDRIPFGVSQFDSLIGGGSPPGSVVLLAGDAGAGAREFAYTSATINALGHADTDQFGLHYGSIDPRAALPDEIHYVSFTANASEIYDEVTHTLDETLISPALEAITFEDLSSEYFQLSPIPHDWYVEKRRTITDLGNSHDRRDVLEALGGYLTENAPGNLVVIDSLTDLCSLPDDQVNWNQMVMLVKGMKKASQAWDGLILIHVAQESLTDRQMGALMNATDGTICFEWERGGNERARTMFVREFRGVLSRIEEENIVRFETETQSDGFDISNVRKIR, from the coding sequence ATGGATCGAATCCCGTTCGGTGTCTCTCAGTTCGACTCGCTCATCGGTGGGGGGTCCCCGCCGGGAAGCGTCGTATTGCTGGCTGGTGACGCCGGTGCTGGCGCGCGCGAGTTCGCGTACACCAGCGCGACGATAAACGCCCTCGGTCATGCGGATACGGACCAGTTCGGTCTCCATTACGGGTCGATCGATCCCCGCGCCGCGCTTCCCGACGAGATTCATTACGTTTCGTTTACCGCCAACGCGTCCGAGATATACGACGAAGTGACGCACACACTCGACGAAACGCTGATTTCCCCGGCGCTGGAGGCCATCACGTTCGAGGATCTCTCGTCCGAATATTTCCAACTGAGTCCCATCCCTCACGATTGGTACGTCGAAAAGCGCCGCACCATCACCGACCTCGGAAACAGCCACGACCGGCGCGACGTCCTCGAAGCGCTCGGAGGGTACCTCACCGAGAACGCGCCCGGCAACCTCGTCGTCATCGACTCTCTGACCGACCTCTGTTCGCTCCCCGACGACCAAGTGAACTGGAATCAGATGGTCATGCTCGTTAAGGGGATGAAGAAGGCATCACAGGCGTGGGACGGCCTGATCCTCATTCACGTCGCACAGGAAAGCCTGACGGACAGACAGATGGGTGCTTTGATGAACGCAACCGACGGCACCATCTGTTTCGAGTGGGAACGCGGCGGTAACGAACGAGCGCGGACGATGTTCGTCCGGGAGTTCCGTGGCGTCCTCTCGCGCATCGAAGAGGAGAACATCGTCCGTTTCGAAACCGAGACACAGAGCGACGGGTTCGACATCAGCAACGTTCGGAAGATCAGGTAA
- a CDS encoding glycosyltransferase, protein MQEGRATLVLPWSHDFAADILVSGECTRRSFFSRDESYVRSPAVPFAFQRGATEILVIDRVRLLFPFKLKIQIYFPRQGRQLRMSRTVAVAHYPEGAGHATRMLAVAQALEGPETDVVLAGGGPGSQFIEHNGYEVYRPATVDYIGDYQGGSIFDVLTRSVPNSARRVFDFVRWLRREDPAALVTDDMFAAMAAHCTDTPLYVLTHNAASYYDAAVEEVFTWILNRYQISISHAFLYPSVWPPDRGDPAGVVHIPPVALEPNGEERPENVDVLLVPSTYTTNFKELTRALEAEGNDVTLVGNDDWESVPSLLPWIQAANVVVCSGYSTVMEAAVAGTPCIIHPFTDEQHGVSRVIERTGLRGFQVEHSIPHVVRAVRHPPESPEYENGATRAAEYVLDHME, encoded by the coding sequence ATGCAGGAAGGACGAGCAACGCTCGTCCTTCCGTGGTCCCATGATTTTGCGGCGGACATTCTCGTGAGCGGCGAGTGTACTCGTCGTTCGTTCTTTTCCCGTGACGAGAGCTACGTCCGCTCGCCCGCAGTTCCGTTCGCGTTCCAGCGCGGCGCGACCGAAATCCTCGTAATCGACCGTGTCCGACTCCTTTTTCCGTTCAAACTGAAAATCCAAATTTACTTCCCACGGCAGGGTAGACAGTTGCGCATGAGCCGGACCGTTGCTGTCGCACATTATCCGGAAGGCGCGGGACACGCGACCCGGATGCTGGCGGTAGCACAGGCATTGGAAGGGCCGGAAACGGATGTCGTCCTCGCGGGAGGTGGTCCGGGGTCGCAGTTCATCGAGCACAACGGTTACGAGGTGTATCGGCCTGCAACGGTCGACTACATCGGTGATTATCAGGGCGGGTCGATATTCGACGTGTTGACCCGAAGCGTTCCGAACAGTGCACGGCGCGTCTTCGACTTCGTTCGATGGCTTCGCCGCGAAGACCCAGCCGCGCTCGTCACCGACGACATGTTCGCCGCGATGGCGGCCCACTGCACCGACACGCCGCTGTACGTTCTCACTCACAACGCCGCCTCCTACTACGACGCCGCCGTCGAGGAGGTGTTCACGTGGATTCTCAACCGCTATCAGATCTCGATCTCCCATGCGTTCCTCTACCCCTCCGTGTGGCCACCAGACCGAGGTGACCCGGCGGGAGTCGTCCATATCCCTCCCGTCGCGCTCGAACCGAACGGGGAAGAACGACCCGAGAACGTGGATGTGCTCCTCGTTCCGAGTACTTACACGACGAATTTCAAGGAACTCACGCGTGCGTTGGAAGCGGAAGGTAACGACGTAACGCTCGTCGGTAACGACGACTGGGAATCGGTGCCATCGCTTCTCCCGTGGATTCAAGCGGCGAACGTCGTCGTCTGTTCCGGCTACTCGACCGTGATGGAGGCCGCCGTGGCCGGGACGCCGTGTATCATTCACCCGTTCACCGACGAACAACACGGTGTTTCGCGGGTCATCGAACGCACAGGGCTTCGGGGTTTCCAAGTCGAACATTCGATCCCGCACGTCGTGCGGGCGGTGCGCCATCCGCCCGAGTCCCCCGAATACGAGAACGGCGCGACGCGGGCCGCGGAGTACGTTCTCGACCATATGGAGTAG
- a CDS encoding succinylglutamate desuccinylase/aspartoacylase family protein has translation MQVGTAESKPGELVTGWLDVTDLPTGTPERLPVLIAEGEEDGPTLWITASIHGNEVTALATAQDVMKEDLESKVHGTVVCLPNLNPAGLRQTTRTSYYHGDDPNRYFPDPDADGSRPPRVQELIDERIFDAFAESADALVDLHTAQVGSIPFVIRDRVLYGSERTEDEAHDLADELERLVDAYDFPVINEYVAEEYVEQNLQRSTAGAALNNAGIPSFTVELGGFEVVEEDTRAKGVIGLLNVMRELDMLPGDPEPTGLDTPVDFPVKRAVHPHTDAAGIVRHRVEPGDAFEEGDVIADIVTPHGESKATVETDYDGYVVGRYHGVAAYENDPVTSLAVRDDGDLVVPRSRE, from the coding sequence ATGCAAGTCGGCACTGCGGAATCGAAACCCGGCGAACTGGTCACCGGGTGGTTGGACGTCACTGACCTCCCCACGGGAACGCCCGAACGGCTCCCCGTGCTCATCGCGGAGGGTGAAGAAGACGGCCCGACGCTCTGGATCACGGCGTCGATTCACGGCAACGAGGTGACCGCCCTCGCCACCGCACAGGACGTGATGAAGGAGGATTTGGAGTCGAAGGTTCACGGCACCGTGGTCTGTCTCCCTAACTTGAATCCCGCAGGACTTCGCCAAACAACCCGCACTTCGTACTACCACGGCGACGACCCGAACCGCTACTTCCCCGACCCGGATGCGGACGGGTCGCGCCCGCCGCGCGTGCAGGAACTCATCGACGAGCGCATCTTCGACGCCTTCGCGGAGTCGGCGGACGCGCTCGTGGACCTCCACACCGCTCAGGTCGGGTCGATTCCGTTCGTGATTCGGGATCGAGTGTTGTATGGGTCCGAGCGTACCGAAGACGAAGCCCACGACCTCGCCGACGAACTCGAACGCCTCGTGGACGCCTACGACTTCCCGGTCATCAACGAGTACGTCGCGGAGGAGTACGTCGAGCAGAACCTCCAGCGTTCGACGGCGGGCGCGGCGCTGAACAACGCCGGGATTCCGTCGTTCACGGTCGAACTCGGCGGCTTCGAGGTCGTGGAGGAGGACACCCGCGCGAAGGGTGTCATCGGGCTGTTGAACGTCATGCGCGAACTCGACATGCTCCCCGGCGACCCCGAACCGACGGGACTCGACACACCCGTCGATTTCCCGGTCAAGCGCGCCGTCCATCCGCACACCGACGCGGCGGGAATCGTCCGCCATCGCGTCGAACCGGGGGACGCGTTCGAGGAGGGCGACGTGATCGCCGACATCGTGACGCCACACGGCGAGTCGAAGGCGACGGTGGAAACCGACTACGACGGCTACGTCGTCGGGCGCTATCACGGCGTCGCGGCCTACGAGAACGACCCTGTCACCAGTTTGGCGGTCCGGGACGACGGGGACCTCGTCGTCCCGCGATCTCGGGAGTGA
- a CDS encoding RNA-guided pseudouridylation complex pseudouridine synthase subunit Cbf5: protein MTLRGPPTERSPRELLEFGVVNLDKPPGPSAHQVAAWVRDLCDVEQAAHSGTLDPKVTGCLPTLTGDATRLSQVFLEGSKEYVSVLELHDTAPADLEAIVSEFEAPLYQKPPRKSAVSRRLRVREIYELDTLEVQDRQALLRIRCESGTYIRKLCHDIGLALGTGAHMGHLRRTATGPFDDTDLVTLHDLSDALARWREEGEDDWLREVVRPAEDALTHLPSVTIAPNAAEQVAQGAQVYAPGVIDAEEAEEDQLVACHTPNGAAVCLGHMVGDADAEEGTVVELERVLV from the coding sequence ATGACGCTTCGCGGCCCACCAACCGAACGTTCGCCACGCGAACTCCTCGAATTCGGCGTCGTCAACCTCGACAAACCGCCCGGCCCGTCGGCCCACCAGGTCGCGGCGTGGGTGCGGGACCTCTGTGACGTCGAGCAAGCCGCACACTCGGGCACGCTCGACCCGAAGGTCACGGGGTGTCTGCCGACGCTGACCGGCGATGCGACCCGCCTCTCGCAGGTCTTTCTGGAGGGTTCGAAGGAGTACGTCTCCGTCCTCGAACTGCACGACACCGCGCCAGCCGACCTCGAAGCCATCGTCTCGGAGTTCGAGGCACCGCTGTATCAGAAACCGCCGCGAAAGAGCGCCGTCTCGCGACGACTCCGCGTGCGTGAAATCTACGAGTTGGACACCCTGGAAGTGCAGGACCGACAGGCGCTCCTCCGGATTCGCTGCGAGAGCGGGACCTATATCAGAAAACTCTGTCACGACATCGGCCTCGCGCTCGGGACGGGCGCACACATGGGTCACCTCCGTCGAACCGCCACCGGCCCGTTCGACGACACCGACCTCGTGACACTCCACGACCTCTCGGACGCGCTGGCGCGCTGGCGGGAGGAGGGCGAGGACGACTGGCTACGTGAGGTCGTCCGCCCCGCCGAGGACGCGCTGACCCACCTGCCGAGCGTGACCATCGCACCCAACGCGGCCGAGCAGGTCGCACAGGGCGCACAGGTGTACGCGCCGGGAGTCATCGACGCCGAAGAGGCGGAGGAAGACCAACTCGTCGCCTGTCACACGCCGAACGGGGCGGCCGTCTGTCTCGGTCACATGGTCGGCGACGCGGATGCGGAGGAAGGGACGGTCGTGGAACTGGAGCGCGTGTTGGTGTAG
- the cmk gene encoding (d)CMP kinase — MLLTVSGPPGSGKSTTAEGLANAFDLDHVSGGDIFRELAAERDLTPLEFNKLAEEDEDIDRDLDRRLREIATQEDDLVLESRLAGWLAGEYADFRIWLNAPLDVRAARISDREDKSVKQAATETRARAGSEAQRYEEYYGIDINDLTIYDLSINTARWNPNDVLAMLTTAIENYEVASDEGKYPTEGISYDF, encoded by the coding sequence ATGTTATTGACCGTCTCAGGCCCACCGGGGAGTGGGAAGAGCACGACTGCGGAGGGACTCGCAAACGCGTTCGATCTGGACCACGTCAGCGGCGGCGACATCTTCCGCGAACTCGCCGCGGAACGCGATCTGACGCCGCTCGAATTCAACAAGTTGGCCGAGGAGGACGAGGATATCGACCGCGATTTGGATCGACGGCTTCGGGAAATCGCCACGCAGGAGGACGACCTCGTCCTCGAATCCCGACTCGCCGGATGGCTCGCCGGGGAGTACGCCGATTTCAGAATCTGGCTCAACGCACCGCTCGACGTTCGTGCGGCCCGTATCTCCGACCGCGAGGACAAGTCCGTGAAGCAGGCGGCGACCGAAACCCGCGCCCGTGCGGGTAGCGAGGCACAGCGCTACGAGGAATATTACGGTATCGACATCAACGACCTCACCATCTACGACCTAAGCATCAACACCGCCCGTTGGAACCCTAACGACGTTCTCGCCATGCTCACGACCGCCATCGAGAACTACGAGGTAGCGTCCGACGAAGGAAAGTACCCCACCGAAGGCATCTCGTACGATTTCTGA
- a CDS encoding DUF106 domain-containing protein, protein MARTAKKVETLIAEDPAMADALSVIYERTDEGSDEVQWQDVNDDLTSGQWGRLIEKGILEDGIHGFELSDPDEVADALDDSGTAATTTTTSSSSSDVDDMESTSWSMWDKLAAVASIGLFLGYSNNTIKAAVGSVVNVVLGPIDHALPFYIVIMIVSMLTGLYTTLLQDNLMDMEKMSMYQERMKDIQERQKEAKERGNEQEMEAIRQEQMEAMGDQTGMFKEQFRPMVWSMFITIPAFLWMYWRIGGHPTPVVPSHIVLPMIGETAWKAGVVGPMMAWIVWYFLCSMAFTQLIRKALNIQTTPT, encoded by the coding sequence ATGGCACGGACAGCGAAGAAGGTAGAAACGCTCATCGCCGAGGACCCGGCGATGGCCGACGCCCTCTCGGTCATCTACGAGCGGACCGACGAGGGGTCGGACGAAGTCCAATGGCAGGACGTAAACGACGACCTCACGAGCGGTCAGTGGGGTCGCTTGATAGAGAAGGGGATTCTCGAAGATGGAATTCATGGATTCGAACTGTCGGACCCCGACGAAGTCGCCGACGCGCTCGATGATTCCGGAACGGCGGCGACGACGACGACTACTTCCTCTTCGTCGAGTGATGTGGACGACATGGAATCGACCTCGTGGTCGATGTGGGACAAACTCGCGGCGGTGGCGAGCATCGGGTTGTTCTTGGGCTACTCCAACAACACCATCAAAGCCGCCGTCGGAAGCGTCGTCAACGTCGTCCTCGGCCCGATAGATCACGCGCTCCCGTTCTACATCGTCATCATGATCGTCTCCATGCTGACGGGACTGTACACCACGCTCCTGCAGGACAACCTGATGGACATGGAGAAGATGAGCATGTATCAGGAGCGCATGAAGGACATCCAGGAGCGTCAGAAGGAAGCGAAGGAACGCGGCAACGAGCAGGAGATGGAAGCCATCCGCCAGGAGCAGATGGAAGCCATGGGCGACCAGACGGGGATGTTCAAGGAGCAGTTCCGCCCGATGGTCTGGTCGATGTTCATCACCATCCCGGCGTTCCTCTGGATGTACTGGCGCATCGGCGGCCATCCGACGCCCGTGGTACCTTCCCACATCGTCCTTCCGATGATCGGGGAAACGGCGTGGAAGGCAGGGGTCGTCGGCCCGATGATGGCGTGGATCGTCTGGTATTTCCTCTGCTCGATGGCGTTCACGCAACTCATCCGGAAGGCGCTGAACATCCAGACGACGCCGACCTAA
- a CDS encoding adenylate kinase, whose product MNPNILILGAPGAGKGTQSARIADEFDVEHVTTGDALRANKHMETEHGTPASFMDEGELVPDPVVNEIVNAALSEADGYVLDGYPRNLSQAEYLADITDLDIVLYLDVSEDELVGRLTGRRLDPETGDIYHVEYNPAEDEAVKERLVQRDDDTEETVRERLRVYHENTEPVIDHFDESGELIRIDGEQTPDEVWDDIRETIEEQA is encoded by the coding sequence ATGAACCCGAACATCCTGATTTTGGGTGCGCCCGGTGCTGGGAAAGGGACACAGAGTGCGCGAATCGCCGACGAATTCGACGTAGAACACGTCACGACCGGCGACGCGCTTCGGGCGAACAAGCACATGGAGACCGAACACGGAACGCCCGCGAGTTTCATGGACGAGGGCGAACTCGTTCCCGACCCGGTCGTGAACGAAATCGTGAATGCCGCGCTGTCCGAGGCCGACGGCTACGTCCTCGACGGCTACCCGCGAAACCTCTCGCAGGCGGAGTATCTGGCCGACATCACCGACCTCGACATCGTCCTGTACCTCGACGTGAGCGAGGACGAACTCGTCGGCCGACTGACCGGCCGTCGTCTCGACCCCGAAACGGGCGACATCTACCACGTCGAATACAACCCCGCCGAGGACGAAGCGGTCAAGGAACGACTCGTCCAGCGTGACGACGACACCGAGGAAACGGTTCGGGAACGCCTCCGCGTCTACCACGAGAACACGGAACCCGTCATCGACCACTTCGACGAGTCCGGCGAACTCATCCGCATCGACGGCGAGCAGACGCCCGACGAAGTGTGGGACGATATCCGTGAAACGATAGAAGAGCAGGCCTGA
- a CDS encoding Lrp/AsnC family transcriptional regulator, giving the protein MGYRLDEIDRRIIYYLMRNARDTSAPQIASEVNVSSGTIRNRIQQLEDHGILTGFHANVDFERVDGRLTNQFTCTAPVPNRETLAQRILEIPGVVNVRELMTGRGNIQVKAVGKDTSDLSRIARELSNRGLEIEGEDLIQNERFQPYHPFGPDKEGSHISMTDFVSLSGEADVAELAISEDSPIADKTLKEAGAEGLIGDDILVIAIERDDSMLTPRGDTRIRPDDVVTVFSREGVSDDALEGFSGTATV; this is encoded by the coding sequence ATGGGATATCGGCTCGACGAAATCGACCGGCGGATAATTTACTATCTGATGCGGAACGCGCGTGACACCTCCGCCCCGCAGATTGCGAGCGAAGTCAACGTCTCGTCGGGGACGATACGCAACCGGATTCAACAACTCGAAGACCACGGTATCCTCACGGGGTTCCACGCGAACGTCGATTTCGAACGCGTCGATGGACGACTGACGAACCAGTTCACGTGTACCGCGCCGGTCCCGAACCGCGAGACGCTCGCGCAGCGAATCCTCGAAATACCCGGCGTGGTCAACGTCCGGGAACTCATGACCGGTCGCGGGAACATCCAGGTCAAAGCGGTCGGGAAGGACACCAGCGACCTCTCGCGTATCGCCCGCGAACTGTCGAACCGCGGGCTCGAAATCGAGGGCGAAGACCTCATCCAGAACGAGCGGTTCCAGCCGTACCACCCGTTCGGCCCCGACAAGGAGGGGAGCCACATCTCGATGACCGACTTCGTCAGCCTCTCCGGGGAAGCCGACGTCGCGGAATTGGCCATCAGCGAGGACTCACCCATCGCCGACAAGACGCTCAAGGAGGCCGGTGCCGAGGGACTCATCGGCGACGACATCCTCGTCATCGCCATCGAACGCGACGATTCGATGCTGACGCCGCGGGGGGACACCCGAATCCGCCCCGACGACGTCGTTACCGTGTTCTCACGCGAAGGAGTGTCGGACGACGCCTTGGAGGGCTTTTCCGGAACCGCGACCGTCTGA
- a CDS encoding bifunctional oligoribonuclease/PAP phosphatase NrnA, which yields MSLDTSLRKPTDRCDSLLSVLDGAESLSVVCHNNPDPDSISSALALAAIAESASVADVDLYYSGEITHQQNRAMVNLLDVDLCPFSEECLDSTDLMGFVDHAVPGQNNRVPDGYVPDIVIDHHPNESVEGVHVDHREEIGATASILTEYLVELDMELDARLATALLFGIRRETLEFTRDATEAEYTNARYLHPHADVDLLRRLSDSLFTHETLDSIADAIQNRVVKGSHLVSHAGRTTERDTLPQAADYLLNLEGISTTLVFGIIDETIHLSARTRNPRVHAGTLVTEAFGDIGSVGGHRAMAGGAIPLGLFGALDDRDDVLVELVSEVLTERFFEQVVGTP from the coding sequence ATGTCCCTCGATACGAGCCTCCGCAAACCCACAGATCGGTGCGATTCGCTGCTTTCCGTACTCGACGGTGCCGAATCATTGTCCGTCGTGTGTCACAACAATCCCGACCCGGATAGCATCAGCAGCGCGCTCGCACTGGCCGCGATTGCGGAGTCGGCGAGCGTCGCCGACGTGGATCTGTACTACAGCGGCGAGATAACGCACCAGCAAAATCGGGCGATGGTCAACCTGTTGGACGTGGACCTGTGCCCCTTCTCCGAGGAGTGTCTCGATTCGACGGATCTCATGGGCTTCGTCGATCACGCCGTTCCTGGTCAGAACAACCGCGTGCCCGACGGCTACGTCCCCGACATCGTCATCGATCACCATCCGAACGAGTCGGTCGAGGGGGTCCACGTGGACCACCGGGAGGAGATCGGCGCGACGGCGTCGATCCTGACCGAGTACCTGGTCGAACTCGATATGGAACTCGACGCCCGACTGGCGACCGCGCTGTTGTTCGGCATTCGACGCGAGACGCTCGAATTCACGCGCGATGCCACGGAAGCGGAATACACGAACGCCCGGTATCTCCATCCGCACGCGGACGTGGACCTGCTCCGCCGCCTCTCGGATTCGCTGTTCACCCACGAAACACTCGACTCCATCGCCGACGCGATTCAGAATCGCGTCGTCAAAGGGTCGCATCTCGTCTCACACGCCGGACGGACGACCGAACGGGATACGCTCCCCCAGGCGGCGGACTACCTGCTCAATCTCGAAGGGATTTCGACCACGCTCGTCTTCGGCATCATCGACGAGACGATCCACCTGAGCGCACGGACGAGAAACCCCCGCGTTCATGCGGGCACCCTCGTGACCGAGGCGTTCGGCGATATCGGAAGCGTCGGCGGTCATCGAGCGATGGCGGGCGGCGCGATTCCGCTCGGCCTGTTCGGCGCGCTCGACGACCGCGACGACGTGCTCGTGGAACTCGTGAGCGAGGTGCTCACCGAGCGGTTTTTCGAACAGGTCGTCGGGACGCCGTAA
- a CDS encoding amino acid permease, with protein MDRSSTESDAASGGVEDGSVETELSRDMSLFDITFIGVGAMIGAGVFALTGFAAGIAGPALTVAFILNGFVAMFTAISYAELGAAFPEAGGGYLWVKEALVDPNGFYAGWMSWFAHAVACALYAVTFGTFFVEFVIYGTGLTHDFALFGFVTPIMAEKGMAVLVVLLFAYINFRGAEETGTAGIIVTGLKLIILGVFVAFGIKATLTTPDWTAKFVSSPSFAPNGFIGILGAMGFTYIAFEGYEIIVQSGEEVVNPGRNIPKAIFYSMIIVVPIYVLVSFAAIGGIDVTQHLLNIAGMSGSPANVPTWNLLGDLGELGIIQAAGSFVPYGIPLLLIAGLAATLSALNATIFSSSRVSFAMGRDRVLPAMFDNIHPEKRTPHIALALSSVLIIAMAVTLPIESVAASADLMFILLFVQVNWTVIRMRQTHPDLPRTYRIPYMPWPPLIGLVLQFLLTPFLLLELGLEPGIGANSEGFVALVTTVIWMGLGLAIYYGYSRNKEVEKLEKETPTIVTERVPSETDNQIVVPIANPESVPQLMRTAISIARDRNAEILVMSIVTVPQQTPIEEGRKFVEPRRAVLREAMEVAKDSDVPVSGTVRIGHDISKAILNTVEQYDSDTVLMGWKGQRTSARRDIVLGSNVDEVVQNAPCDVLVERIGPDEKRVESILVPTAGGPHAELAVEVAEHVASSNDATVEVVHVVRPDADESERADAEETLEDAKASFGEGTPVTTELLTGDDVVDTIVERTGQHDLTIIGATREGLLQQFVFGALPEQVGWRSKSTIIMAKRHLGITSWLSRWLR; from the coding sequence ATGGACCGTAGTTCGACCGAGTCGGACGCGGCGAGTGGGGGCGTCGAGGATGGTTCCGTCGAGACCGAACTCTCGCGCGACATGAGCCTGTTCGATATCACGTTCATCGGCGTCGGCGCGATGATCGGGGCGGGCGTCTTCGCCCTGACCGGATTCGCGGCGGGTATCGCCGGTCCGGCGCTCACCGTCGCGTTCATCCTCAACGGGTTCGTGGCGATGTTCACCGCTATCTCCTACGCGGAACTCGGCGCGGCGTTCCCCGAGGCCGGTGGTGGCTACCTCTGGGTGAAGGAGGCGCTCGTGGACCCCAACGGGTTCTACGCCGGATGGATGAGTTGGTTCGCACACGCCGTCGCGTGTGCCCTGTACGCCGTCACCTTCGGGACGTTCTTCGTCGAGTTCGTCATCTACGGAACCGGCCTCACGCACGACTTCGCGTTGTTCGGCTTTGTGACGCCCATCATGGCCGAGAAGGGGATGGCCGTGCTGGTCGTCCTCCTCTTCGCCTACATCAATTTCCGCGGCGCGGAGGAGACCGGGACGGCCGGGATTATCGTCACCGGTCTCAAACTGATAATCCTCGGCGTCTTCGTCGCCTTCGGTATCAAAGCGACACTGACCACGCCCGATTGGACCGCGAAGTTCGTCAGTAGTCCGTCGTTCGCACCGAACGGCTTCATCGGCATCCTCGGCGCGATGGGGTTCACCTACATCGCCTTCGAGGGATACGAGATCATCGTCCAGTCGGGAGAGGAAGTCGTCAACCCCGGGAGAAACATCCCGAAAGCGATCTTCTACTCGATGATCATCGTCGTGCCCATCTACGTCCTCGTCTCGTTCGCTGCCATCGGCGGTATCGACGTGACCCAGCACCTACTCAACATTGCAGGCATGAGCGGGTCGCCCGCGAACGTCCCGACGTGGAATCTCCTCGGCGACCTCGGAGAACTCGGTATCATCCAAGCGGCGGGGTCGTTCGTCCCGTACGGTATCCCGCTCCTGCTGATCGCAGGATTGGCGGCGACGCTCTCGGCACTCAACGCGACCATCTTCTCGTCCAGTCGAGTGTCGTTCGCGATGGGCCGTGATCGAGTGCTTCCGGCGATGTTCGACAACATTCACCCGGAAAAGCGCACGCCGCACATCGCACTCGCGCTTTCTTCGGTCCTCATCATCGCCATGGCCGTCACGCTCCCCATCGAGAGCGTCGCGGCCTCGGCCGACCTCATGTTCATCCTGCTATTCGTGCAGGTGAACTGGACGGTCATCCGGATGCGCCAGACGCACCCCGACCTGCCACGGACGTACAGGATTCCGTACATGCCGTGGCCGCCGCTCATCGGCCTCGTCCTCCAGTTCCTCCTGACGCCGTTCCTCCTGCTCGAACTGGGACTCGAACCCGGAATCGGGGCGAACTCGGAGGGATTCGTCGCACTCGTCACGACCGTCATCTGGATGGGGCTTGGTCTCGCCATCTACTACGGCTACTCCCGCAACAAGGAAGTCGAGAAGTTGGAGAAGGAGACGCCGACCATCGTCACCGAACGCGTCCCGTCGGAGACCGACAACCAAATCGTCGTCCCAATCGCCAACCCCGAGAGCGTACCGCAGTTGATGCGTACCGCGATCAGCATCGCGCGTGACCGGAACGCCGAGATTCTCGTCATGAGCATCGTCACGGTGCCACAGCAGACGCCGATCGAGGAAGGTCGGAAGTTCGTGGAGCCAAGGCGTGCAGTGTTGCGGGAAGCGATGGAAGTCGCCAAGGACAGCGACGTTCCCGTCAGCGGGACGGTCCGCATCGGCCACGACATCTCGAAGGCCATCCTCAACACCGTCGAACAGTACGACAGCGACACCGTGCTGATGGGGTGGAAGGGTCAGCGCACGAGCGCACGACGCGATATCGTCCTCGGAAGCAACGTGGACGAAGTCGTCCAAAACGCCCCTTGTGACGTGTTGGTCGAGCGAATCGGACCGGATGAAAAGCGGGTCGAATCCATCCTCGTCCCGACCGCCGGTGGCCCACACGCCGAACTCGCCGTCGAGGTGGCCGAACACGTCGCCAGTTCGAACGACGCGACCGTCGAAGTCGTACACGTCGTCCGTCCGGACGCGGACGAGAGCGAGCGGGCGGACGCGGAGGAGACACTCGAAGACGCGAAGGCGTCGTTCGGCGAGGGGACGCCCGTCACGACCGAACTGCTCACCGGCGACGACGTCGTCGACACCATCGTCGAACGAACCGGCCAGCACGACCTGACCATCATCGGCGCGACGCGGGAAGGACTGCTCCAACAGTTCGTCTTCGGCGCGCTGCCGGAGCAGGTCGGTTGGCGCTCGAAGAGCACCATCATCATGGCGAAGCGCCACCTCGGAATCACCTCTTGGCTCTCGCGCTGGCTTCGCTGA